The region TGCAACTGGACTCggctgggcacagaggagggacGCTTGGCACCCACAATAGCCATTGGGCCTCGGCCTCGTGCTGAGTGGAAGAGACCAGGCTCTGTCCACCCCTGGGACTGTGTCCCAAAGACAGACTGTCAAGAGGGAGCTGGTACCTGCAGTGGGGCGGCCAGGGGCGTGGCCACGGGGGCTcctggcagggagggcaggggagcccGGCTGTGCACAAAGGGACGGCCAGGTTGTGGTCCACTGTGTGCGGGGCACCCCACAGCCAAGCGCTGAGGCTACGGCTCTCACCCCAAGGACTGGACAACAGGCTGGGCGGCCTTCTGGCCTTTGCTCTGGCTGAGCCTGGACCTTCTACATTTTCTAGTCACCTGATTCTGACCTGCCCTGGCACTCATCCtctggcaggggggaggggaggggagggtcagaGGGCAAAGTCCAGCACCCGCTGAGGAGAGGCGGGGCCCACCTGCTCTCGtcccagagcagggcaggcagagggggtgACACCCCTGGGCAGCAGGGAGTTGAGGGACCCTCAGCAGTGAGGGGATgaccctgggcaggggctggagctCAACCCCACTGAGCCCCGGTCGTTGGTCTGTGAGCTGGGGGTGGTCTGCCACTTGGGGTGGGTGGCTCTGGCCAGCAGTGCACCTGCTTCAGGCTCCGTCACCTGCCTGGCTGCACACCCAGATCTAGGAGGCTGGTGAGTAACAGGCGGGAggagtgggcagggagggagaggcaggctggACAGAACCTGGCAGGTACCGGAGGGAGTAGTCCAGCTTCCTCCTTGCTGCAGCCGGCTGTCCACCAGCCCAGGTGAGAGGAGGGCTTTTCTGGTCTGGGGGTCTGCCTGGTCAGGGGGGTCTGTCTTGGTCAGGGGGTTCTGTCCTGGTCTGGGGGTCTGTCCTGGTTGTGGGGGTCTGTCCTAGTCTGGGGGGCTCTCCTGAGTGTGGGGAGCCTTCCCATTCTCTTTGCTCACCCAGGGAGGGCTCAGGCTTGGGGCTCACAGGCTACATCCCCTGGAGGTGGGGTGTGACATGGGGTCCTGGTGTCCCTGACACCTGCCTGGCACCCACCTCTTTGTCACGTGAGGTTGAGAGGCGGTCTGTGGCCTGGGTGCTGGTTGGCGACACGGGCTGGCCCCATTGAGGCCTCGCCTGACTGTAACTTGAGCAGCTCACCTGTCTTCTCGgagcctccctcttccctccttaaAGGGGGTCAGAGCCACATGGCCGGTGGCCGTCCCCACGTGGCCAGAAGCCTGGGCAgaggcagcctcctcctcccatgTCACTCAGTTTGGACGAAGTGAAGGGCGCAGGAATAGGCCACATGATACAAAACCCCGTGACCCCAAAGTGCTGCCACCCGGAGATCGGGTTCCCAGGAGCCAGTGTGAGGCCAGCTCGAGGGCCCTGTGTTCCCGGGTCAGCCGCGGCCAGCAGCGGGGCCGTCTGGGGCTCGCCCAAACGTTTCAACTCAGAGAAACTGGAGCTTGGGTTTTCAAGCAGAAACCAGGTGCCTGTAAACTCTGCCTTGAAGTCCTTTTGTGGGAAGATGTGCTTCCCGCGACCCCACCGACCCCCTTCACTGGGCCTCAGGAGGTCTCCTGCACCCACTGGCTCAGACTTGACCTCAAGCCCCAGAGAGAAAGCCCTCCTGggggagccctggggtggggcccagagaggaggcaggtgggtgggagCTGGTGTCCTGGGCCTTGAAGTCCAGCCCAGGGTGACCGCAGAGCTGGGGCCCCTTCAGTGGGGGCGAGGCGGGAGGAGATCAGGGCTCTGGGACCGGACGCCaagaggggttggggggcagcCCCGCTGGTCCCGCCTCGCCATGGCGTCAGAAAGAGGCCACCCTGGGCTGTCAGTCAGGGTGGCGCACCGCACCAGCTGCACCCCAGGAGGGTGGAATGGCGGGGTCTGCCCACTGCTGCCCACCCCGCCTCGCCCCCCAggtgcagccccacccccaccatgaaGCTGACCTGCAAGGAGTGGGTCCTCACGGCCCTGCTGGGCACCACCGCGGCCTCGGCCCTTACCACGCTCATTCTCATCCTGGTGGAGGCCACCAGCGTCCTGCTGCCTGCGGACACCAAGGTATGCTCCCAGACCCTGAGCCGGGGCTGGgcgggggctgggcctgggcctgcgcCACCCTGAACCCCATATCACTCCCAGTTTGGGGTTGTGCTCGACGCGGGGTCCTCCCACACATCCCTCTTCGTGTATCGGTGGCCGGCAGACAAGGAGAACGACACGGGTGTGGtcagccaggccctggcctgcAGGGTGAAAGGTCAGTGGGCCCATCTGTCGAAGGTGGGCGGGGTTGGGAGCTGCAGCCCCCTGCGGGGCTGGGCTTCCCTCTTGGGCGGAGGGCTGGGAGGCAGCACAGGTTGGTGTCAGTGCCTTGACGGATTACACTAAAGGAAAGGAGCTCCAAGAGGTTGAGTGGGCTCCCCCAGGTGGCACAGCCGGTCAGTGCGGGGCTGGGTCAGAGCCTGCCACAGCCTCCCCGGGTCCGGACAAGCCCCACCTGAGCCTGCGGTCCTGTCTCCTCCGGCTTCGGGGGCTCCTGGGGTTTCTGCAGCTGTGgtcccctcctgcctgcccctgcaCGGCTGCCTCCCCGGGTCTCcgtcccctctcctttctctcatgAGGGTCCCATCCCGGCATGGGGGCCCTCAGGGGAATCTGGGAGGATCTCACCTCCAGGTCCTTACCGACATCTGCAAAGACTTTTTCCCAAAGAAGGCCATGCTGGAAGGTTCTGGAGGGGGTGAGGCGATGCAGACACACCTTTTGGGGACCACCATCCAACCCCCCAAGGCCCTctcagcccagccagccttcGGGGCCTGGAGCCTGGTCCTGGGGTGCTGTGTTTCAGGGCCTGGCATCTCCTCCTACGCCTCCAACCCCACCCAGGCCGGCGAGAGCCTGCAGGGCTGCCTTCAGGAGGCGCTGGCCGTGGTCCCAGCAGCCCAGCACCAGCTAACGCCCTTGTTCCTGGGGGCCACAGCCGGCATGAGGCTGCTCAGGTAGGGGCTGGTCCTCCCCCagggcaggcgggcaggcgggcaggcaggcaggtgggcagcCTCCAGCCAGACTGAGCCTGTCCCGCCCGCACAGCCAGAAGAACAGCTCTCAGGCGGCGGACATCTTCGCAGTGGTCGCCCAGGCCCTGGGCCGGGCCCCCCTGGACTTCTGGGGCGCCGAGCTCCTGCCCGGTCAGGATGAAGGTGCCTTCGGTTGGATCACCATTAACTATGTCCTGGGCTTGCTGGTCAAGGTGCGTGGGCAGTCCCGGGGCGGGGGCTGGATGagcggggctgggctgggctggagcaggGCCTGTCTGCCTGTGCTCAGTGCTCCTTCTCTGGAGAGTGGATCCGGCCTCCGGAGGGGACGCTGGTGGGTGCCCTGGACATGGGTGGGGCCTCCACCCAGATCACCTTCGTGCCTGGAGGCCCCGTTCAGGATGAGAGCACACAGGCCACCTTCCGCCTCTACGGCTTTGAGCACAGCATCTACACCCGCAGCTACCTCTGCTTCGGGCGCGACGAGGTGCTGAGCAGGCTCCTGGCCGGGCTGGTGCAGGTGGGCTCCCCCGGGACACGGGACCTGCTGGCTGAGCCCCCCACTCCCTGGCAGGTGCTCAGGGCCACCTCCCGCCCTCTCTGCAGAGCAGCCCCTCCCGCCTGGTCCGCCACCCCTGCTACCACAGCGGCTACCAGGACACACTGTCCCTGGCCCACCTGTTCCAGTCGCCTTGTGTGCAGGCCACAGCCCCCCAACACCTGCCCCCGAACCTGACCGTGGAAGGGACGGGGAACCCCAGGGCCTGCGTCTCAGCCATCCGGGAGCTCTTCAACTTCTCCAGCTGCAAGGGCCGAGGAGACTGCGCCTTCAATGGGGTCTACCAGCCCCCCGTGCGGGGCCAATTCTATGTGAGCCCCTGGGGCCCGATGCCAGGTGGGCCCAGGACTCTGGGCTCCTGGGGACTCTGCACCCggtgtggggcagggtggagacTGGCGCTGCCCCAGCACAGGGACACCTACCCCGCCCCCCCACAGGCCTTCTCCAGCTTCTACTACACCTTCCACTTCCTGAACCTCACCTCGGGGCAGCCGCTGGCCACTGCCAACGCCACCATCTGGGAGTTCTGCCAGAAGacctggaggcaggtgggtgggccCCGGGGACCGCAGCTTGTCTGAGAGGGGACTGGGGGACCCCACCCTGGATAGTGTGGCcactggggttgggggagctgTGGAAGGGAGGACAGCCCCTTGGCCTCAGGTAGGACCAGCCCCGGTGTCCCAGGAGGTGTGGCTTCACCTGGCTGCTGGCCTTCCCGGCCCAGGTGGAGGAGGCCTCGGCTGGGCAAGACAGCCAGCTGCGTGACTACTGCGCCTCGGGCCTGTACATTCTCACGCTCCTGCTGGACGGCTACGGGTTCAGCGAGGACACCTGGCCCAGCATCGAGTTTCGCAAGCAGGTggctccctcccagcccaggaaGGGTGGATCGGGGTTGGGGATGGCCGGCCACAGCGCTGACCTCCCGTGTGTCCCCCAGGCTGGCGGCACCGACATCGGCTGGACGCTGGGCTACATGCTGAACCTGACCAACATGATCCCGGCTGAGGTGCCCGCCCAGTGGCGGGCACAGAGCCATGGCGTCTGGGTGGCCAGTGTCACCTTTGTGGTGCTGACCCTCGGGGCCGTCCTCACTgctgcctgggccctgctgctCTGGCCCTGGGACTAAGCAGGAGGCCTCCTGGCACGGGAGAGGCCCCACTCGGCTGGGCCACCCAGCCTGGACACCTGTGCTGGCTGGGGCGTCCCCAAGCTCCTGACTGTGCGGCCTCCAAGGGGCTTGTCCTGTAGGCTCTGACCTCAGAGTTGCTCTGGCCAAGGAGGTGGTGCCATGGCCACCATGGGGGCCTCCCCATCAGTGGCTTCCCCATCCTGGCACCCTGGGTCCCCTCCTCCACCATGCTTTCCAGGCAGCAGGTGCTTCCTGCACAACTGCCCACTGCCAGGTCTCCCGGGCACTGGAGGGAGGATGTGCCCAGGAGAGGGAGTGAAGGCTGGAGCAAAAGGGGCCCGactccctgggaggggcaggcgggGGCCCAGGGTCCTCAGGAGGAGGCTGGAGCCCCAGTGTCACCCAGCCTGAGGAACGAGGGGCTTCTCTGGAGCAGCCCCACCCATGCCCTCAGCCGGGCCTCGAAGTGACCAAGCCCAGAACACATCCACACCTCCGGGGGGGAGACTGCTTTTATTAAAACCCTCCCTCCTGCCACGGGGCTTCTCAGGGCTGATGTCGCCGCGGCCACGGGGCTCCTCACACACGATGGCCGGCCGGGACCACGAAGCATTTGGGAAAGATGCCGACGTGGCCGTCACAGTGGCCCTCCAGCCATGCCTGGTCCACTGCAGGGGACAGGGCGTGATGCCACGTCCGCTCACAGACCCCGCCTGCCCCGC is a window of Desmodus rotundus isolate HL8 chromosome 1, HLdesRot8A.1, whole genome shotgun sequence DNA encoding:
- the ENTPD8 gene encoding ectonucleoside triphosphate diphosphohydrolase 8 isoform X1, with the translated sequence MKLTCKEWVLTALLGTTAASALTTLILILVEATSVLLPADTKFGVVLDAGSSHTSLFVYRWPADKENDTGVVSQALACRVKGPGISSYASNPTQAGESLQGCLQEALAVVPAAQHQLTPLFLGATAGMRLLSQKNSSQAADIFAVVAQALGRAPLDFWGAELLPGQDEGAFGWITINYVLGLLVKCSFSGEWIRPPEGTLVGALDMGGASTQITFVPGGPVQDESTQATFRLYGFEHSIYTRSYLCFGRDEVLSRLLAGLVQSSPSRLVRHPCYHSGYQDTLSLAHLFQSPCVQATAPQHLPPNLTVEGTGNPRACVSAIRELFNFSSCKGRGDCAFNGVYQPPVRGQFYAFSSFYYTFHFLNLTSGQPLATANATIWEFCQKTWRQVEEASAGQDSQLRDYCASGLYILTLLLDGYGFSEDTWPSIEFRKQAGGTDIGWTLGYMLNLTNMIPAEVPAQWRAQSHGVWVASVTFVVLTLGAVLTAAWALLLWPWD
- the ENTPD8 gene encoding ectonucleoside triphosphate diphosphohydrolase 8 isoform X3 — its product is MKLTCKEWVLTALLGTTAASALTTLILILVEATSVLLPADTKFGVVLDAGSSHTSLFVYRWPADKENDTGVVSQALACRVKGPGISSYASNPTQAGESLQGCLQEALAVVPAAQHQLTPLFLGATAGMRLLSQKNSSQAADIFAVVAQALGRAPLDFWGAELLPGQDEGAFGWITINYVLGLLVKSSPSRLVRHPCYHSGYQDTLSLAHLFQSPCVQATAPQHLPPNLTVEGTGNPRACVSAIRELFNFSSCKGRGDCAFNGVYQPPVRGQFYAFSSFYYTFHFLNLTSGQPLATANATIWEFCQKTWRQVEEASAGQDSQLRDYCASGLYILTLLLDGYGFSEDTWPSIEFRKQAGGTDIGWTLGYMLNLTNMIPAEVPAQWRAQSHGVWVASVTFVVLTLGAVLTAAWALLLWPWD
- the ENTPD8 gene encoding ectonucleoside triphosphate diphosphohydrolase 8 isoform X2; translation: MKLTCKEWVLTALLGTTAASALTTLILILVEATSVLLPADTKFGVVLDAGSSHTSLFVYRWPADKENDTGVVSQALACRVKGPGISSYASNPTQAGESLQGCLQEALAVVPAAQHQLTPLFLGATAGMRLLSQKNSSQAADIFAVVAQALGRAPLDFWGAELLPGQDEGAFGWITINYVLGLLVKCSFSGEWIRPPEGTLVGALDMGGASTQITFVPGGPVQDESTQATFRLYGFEHSIYTRSYLCFGRDEVLSRLLAGLVQSSPSRLVRHPCYHSGYQDTLSLAHLFQSPCVQATAPQHLPPNLTVEGTGNPRACVSAIRELFNFSSCKGRGDCAFNGVYQPPVRGQFYAFSSFYYTFHFLNLTSGQPLATANATIWEFCQKTWRQVEEASAGQDSQLRDYCASGLYILTLLLDGYGFSEDTWPSIEFRKLAAPTSAGRWATC